The Toxorhynchites rutilus septentrionalis strain SRP chromosome 3, ASM2978413v1, whole genome shotgun sequence genome includes a region encoding these proteins:
- the LOC129779999 gene encoding uncharacterized protein LOC129779999 yields the protein MKRNVESIQYLVILAVLLSSVQGQDGEILMLPNERSSFDDCHMRFHKLEVVGIVRPAFGHPARLKEFAHMGAIGWTQPNGNISWKCGGTLIWANFVLTAAHCVVDSENQPPNVVRFGDLDIATTDGDEYAQQLKIVAIFRHPQHRFLAHYHDIALLKLERNVEFSEVVVPACLWTDEEVRFKILEATGWGRTGYADNQTPILLKVSLKPVDNEECSKVYSNGTDRKLRLGLQDHQICAFDEKMDTCEGDSGGPLQIKLMHNARVTPFIVAVTSFGTACGMSAPGVYTRIGPYHDWIVETMQKNGAILPNDVFNATFCAIRFAYFREYEDVIIVERTPDYVSVNSELSHMSLADGLPSYVVQLAWNGQTHDCYGVIIDEDTVLTLAQCVTKNGERVSHINYLNNITMEVSRIHIHPNYKQGSSYNNIAILRLQKFLDFQDLDPPCLWQEKTISQEVHVHGSGRRDINFFLYMDEHIEKIDPSITILTPRVRFQNASTCIIPKRYFPLLRNGLTDEHICNGQNLFLVPKSCDLVTGGALHTSDYKHQNFYPMVYGLNYLGRECGFGEHAIAISVANHAEWMKSVLFPNYKQSHGTVQFVDSDHQEGDPCRRYDGRAARCVPVSRCSRGWNQFLSNGTIELCATSSLACCPLIDIVDTEHNVIDPQLTECPSLVKDLNVTSPAGSLVYIGWLTEGSLEFRCLGTIITKKVILTTASCIGNELPVAVKIEDNGFQKTHRINEVIVHYAYNATDGTNDIAKIRLENNLIWSSYIFPTCLWTNTTHVPLVLSLVFPDDDGDIAFTRVVAMYNTDCQRTHRYIIQGSQLCARDPHNNFTCNTLTDLLRYDSPDRVSYVVGLSTDDDNCENTHYAVYTRISSFVSWIGMNV from the exons ATGAAACGCAATGTGGAGAGTATTCAATACCTTGTGATTCTCGCTGTTCTTCTGAGTTCGG TTCAAGGTCAGGATGGAGAAATCTTGATGCTTCCTAATGAGCGTTCTTCCTTCGACG ATTGTCATATGCGATTCCATAAGTTAGAGGTTGTGGGAATAGTGAGGCCAGCGTTTGGACATCCAGCTCGTCTGAAGGAGTTTGCTCACATGGGAGCTATTGGATGGACCCAACCGAACGGGAATATTTCATGGAAGTGTGGCGGAACGTTAATATGGGCAAATTTCGTCCTCACAGCGGCACACTGTGTCGTTGATTCTGA AAACCAACCTCCAAACGTCGTCAGATTTGGCGATTTAGACATTGCGACTACTGATGGAGATGAATACGCGCAGCAATTGAAGATTGTTGCAATTTTTAGACATCCTCAGCATCGGTTTTTAGCACATTACCACGATATTGCTTTACTGAagttggagcggaatgtcga ATTCAGTGAAGTCGTCGTACCAGCATGCCTTTGGACAGATGAAGAAGTGAGATTTAAAATTTTGGAAGCTACTGGCTGGGGCCGAACAGGATATG CTGACAATCAGACACCTATATTACTGAAAGTGTCATTGAAGCCAGTCGATAATGAAGAGTGTAGCAAGGTATATTCAAATGGGACAGATCGTAAGCTACGACTTGGACTTCAAGATCACCAGATATGTGCTTTCGATGAAAAGATGGATACGTGTGAA GGTGATTCAGGAGGTCCTCTTCAAATCAAGTTGATGCACAATGCAAGAGTGACACCTTTCATCGTTGCTGTAACTTCTTTCGGAACCGCTTGTGGAATGTCTGCTCCGGGAGTTTATACTAGAATTGGGCCATATCATGATTGGATAGTCGAAACAATGCAAAAAAATGGTGCAATACTTCCAA ATGATGTTTTTAATGCCACGTTTTGTGCCATACGATTTGCTTATTTTCGTGAGTATGAGGATGTTATAATTGTGGAGCGTACACCCGATTATGTTTCTGTGAACTCCGAATTGAGTCATATGTCCTTGGCCGATGGACTACCATCATACGTTGTGCAGTTAGCATGGAATGGACAAACACATGATTGTTACGGTGTAATAATCGATGAGGACACTGTATTGACGCTTGCACAATGTGTTACCAAAAATGG AGAGCGCGTTTCTCATATTaattatttgaataatattacAATGGAGGTATCGAGAATTCACATTCATCCAAACTACAAACAGGGAAGTAGTTATAATAATATAGCTATTTTACGATTGCAAAAGTTTCTCGACTTCCAAGATCTCGATCCGCCCTGTCTATGGCAAGAAAAGACTATATCACAAGAAGTTCATGTACATGGATCCGGTCGTCGCGACATTAATTTCTTTCTTTATATGGATGAGCACATTGAAAAAATAG ATCCATCGATAACGATTTTAACCCCACGAGTCCGTTTCCAAAACGCTTCGACTTGTATCATCCCCAAAAGATATTTTCCGTTACTTCGTAATGGATTAACTGACGAACATATCTGCAATGGGCAGAATTTGTTCCTGGTGCCGAAGTCCTGCGATCTTGTGACTGGTGGAGCActtcacacttcggattataaacatcaaaatttctatcccatGGTGTACGGATTGAATTATCTGGGTAGGGAATGCGGTTTCGGTGAACACGCGATAGCGATTAGCGTGGCAAATCACGCAGAATGGATGAAGTCCGTGCTTTTTCCGAACTATAAGCAATCCCACGGTACAGTACAGTTCGTCGATTCGGATCATCAAGAGGGCGACCCTTGTCGTAGATATGACGGACGCGCAGCGCGTTGCGTTCCGGTTTCAAGGTGTTCAAGAGGGTGGAACCAATTTCTGTCCAATGGGACGATTGAGTTGTGTGCTACCAGTTCATTAGCTTGCTGTCCACTCATTGATATCGTGGATACTGAACATAACGTAATCGATCCGCAGCTCACCGAATGTCCAAGTTTGGTGAAAGATCTCAACGTAACATCGCCAGCGGGTTCACTT GTATACATTGGCTGGCTAACAGAAGGAAGTTTGGAATTTAGATGTCTTGGAACAATCATAACCAAAAAGGTAATCCTAACTACAGCCAGCTGTATTGGGAATGAATTACCTGTCGCCGTAAAAATAGAGGACAATGGTTTTCAGAAAACACATCGAATCAACGAAGTAATTGTGCACTATGCTTACAATGCAACCGATGGCACTAACGATATTGCAAAGATTCGATTGGAAAACAATCTCATCTGGAGCTCATATATATTTCCTACCTGCTTATGGACCAATACAACGCATGTGCCTCTGGTGTTATCGTTGGTTTTTCCCG ATGATGACGGTGATATAGCATTCACCAGAGTAGTGGCAATGTATAACACCGATTGCCAGAGAACTCATAGGTATATCATTCAGGGATCTCAGCTTTGTGCGAGGGATCCGCATAATAACTTTACTTGTAATACTTTGACTGATCTACTACGATACGACAGCCCGGACAGAGTTTCCTATGTTGTGGGATTATCTACAGATGACGATAACTGTGAAAACACACACTACGCGGTGTATACTAGAATTTCCAGTTTCGTTAGCTGGATCGGAATGAATGTGTAA
- the LOC129773110 gene encoding serine protease snake-like — protein sequence MHSAAVQLVFVTLTIFLCCVEGQDEEILTLPNERTSFDDCHLRFHKLYRVGLVKPAFGHPARLKEFAHIGAVGWTQPNGNISWKCGGTLIWGNFVLTAAHCVVDSENQAPDVVRFGDLNIATTEGDEYAQQLKIVAIFRHPQHRFIAHYHDIALLKLERNVDFSEVVVPACLWTDEEVRFKTLEATGWGRTGHADNQTPILLKVSLKPIDNVECSNVYSNGTNRKLRRGLQPHQICAFDEKMDTW from the exons ATGCACTCGGCAGCTGTACAACT TGTATTTGTGACTCTTACTATATTTCTATGTTGTG TTGAAGGTCAAGATGAAGAAATCTTAACGCTTCCTAATGAGCGTACTTCCTTCGACG ATTGTCACTTGCGATTTCACAAGTTATATCGGGTGGGTTTGGTGAAACCAGCGTTTGGACATCCAGCTCGGTTGAAGGAGTTTGCCCACATAGGAGCTGTTGGATGGACCCAACCGAACGGGAATATTTCATGGAAGTGTGGCGGAACGTTAATATGGGGCAACTTCGTACTCACGGCGGCACACTGTGTCGTTGATTCCGA gaaCCAAGCTCCAGACGTCGTCAGATTTGGCGATTTGAATATTGCGACAACCGAGGGAGATGAATACGCGCAGCAGTTGAAGATCGTTGCGATTTTCAGACATCCTCAACATCGGTTCATAGCACATTACCACGATATCGCTTTACTTAagttggagcggaatgtcga TTTCAGTGAAGTCGTCGTACCAGCATGCCTTTGGACAGATGAAGAAGTGAGATTTAAAACTTTGGAAGCTACTGGCTGGGGTCGAACAGGACATG CTGACAATCAGACACCTATATTACTGAAAGTGTCACTGAAACCTATTGATAATGTAGAATGCAGCAATGTATATTCAAATGGAACGAATCGGAAGCTGAGACGTGGACTTCAACCGCACCAGATATGTGCTTTCGATGAAAAGATGGATACAT GGTGA